The following are encoded in a window of Leptodactylus fuscus isolate aLepFus1 chromosome 9, aLepFus1.hap2, whole genome shotgun sequence genomic DNA:
- the IFT25 gene encoding intraflagellar transport protein 25 homolog: MTRAGNLCLSSAGAQVTLATSSDDRHPAEHIIDGNPETFWTTTGMFPQEFVISVSGLQKIGKITIEGSLIRNLKIYTSASKEPTNFEPCVEKELEHVEGHFHTEEMTFPGVQATHLRFVILSGYDHFISVRSVSAESTV, encoded by the exons ATGACCCGGGCGGGTAACCTGTGTCTGAGCTCGGCGGGAGCCCAGGTCACCCTAGCCACGTCTAGCGATGACAGACACCCGGCCGAGCACATCATAGACGG AAATCCAGAGACGTTTTGGACGACGACGGGAATGTTCCCTCAGGAATTCGTTATCAGCGTGAGCGGCTTACAGAAAATCGGGAAAATCACCATTGAGGGTTCATTAA TACGAAACTTAAAAATCTACACCAGTGCCTCCAAGGAACCAACAAACTTTGAGCCATGCGTGGAGAAAG AACTTGAGCACGTAGAAGGACACTTCCACACAGAGGAGATGACT TTTCCCGGGGTTCAGGCGACTCATCTGCGTTTTGTGATCCTCTCTGGATACGATCACTTCATCTCGGTGCGCAGCGTATCTGCAGAGAGTACAGTATGA
- the LDLRAD1 gene encoding low-density lipoprotein receptor class A domain-containing protein 1, whose protein sequence is MNRTYPQRRSMDATSLGSTVSMLSREEKDACCGCSRKCVCVIGVILILMMIIAAAIVCSVLLALPARTPESRYCLTSANYTGFLCDDRKTCLLPSQVCNSAVDCGNGEDEATSLCSNLPENLPGYLIFRCGNPQFWIYSNLKCNGINNCGDCSDESASLASCSSCPSNWWACTPVLYQYCYCIPTSLCRNGVQDCANWSDEYVCK, encoded by the exons ATGAATCGGACGTACCCCCAG CGAAGAAGTATGGACGCGACCTCACTGGGCTCTACGGTGTCAATGCTGTCAAGGGAGGAGAAGG ATGCGTGTTGTGGCTGCAGCAGAAAATGCGTGTGCGTCATAGGCGTGATATTAATCCTGATGATGATCATTGCCGCCGCCATCGTGTGTTCGGTTTTGCTCGCCCTCCCTGCTCGCACTCCAG AGAGCCGCTACTGTCTCACATCAGCTAACTACACCGGATTCCTATGTGATGACAGGAAAACATGTCTGCTGCCGTCTCAGGTCTGTAATTCTGCAGTTGACTGTGGCAATGGGGAGGATGAAGCTACTTCATTGTGCA gtaACCTGCCTGAGAATTtacctggatatttaatatttcggTGCGGAAACCCTCAGTTCTGGATCTATAGCAACCTGAAGTGTAACGGCATCAACAATTGTGGGGATTGTTCTGATGAGTCTGCTTCAC tggcctcttgCTCCTCCTGTCCAAGTAATTGGTGGGCCTGTACCCCCGTGCTCTACCAGTACTGCTACTGCATCCCCACTTCTTTGTGTCGCAACGGAGTCCAAGACTGTGCGAACTGGTCCGATGAGTACGTGTGCAAGTAA
- the DIO1 gene encoding type I iodothyronine deiodinase → MEMSVRLMKRAVRCVQKALIFCSLFLYVMVGKTFMFLAPKTMETLLKSRFEMNGAHVPKFQYEDWGPTVFTFKFLWSVLQIMWLRLEDEAFLGQPAPNTPVVDLNGDLHHIKDYFRGQRPLVLAFGSCTUPPFLFTLSELNKLVQDFSAVADFLIIYIDEAHAEDGWALKNNITIKKHQTIQDRIAAAKRLMEELPSCPVVLDTMQNLCSAKYAALPERLYILQEGKVAYKGNMGPWGYKPEEVRCVLEKTK, encoded by the exons ATGGAGATGTCTGTCCGGCTGATGAAACGCGCAGTGCGCTGTGTGCAGAAGGCTCTGATCTTCTGCTCTCTTTTTCTCTATGTCATGGTGGGGAAGACCTTCATGTTCCTTGCGCCAAAGACTATGGAAACTCTTCTGAAATCTCGCTTTGAGATGAATGGAGCTCATGTCCCAAAGTTTCAGTATGAAGACTGGGGTCCCACTGTCTTCACCTTCAAGTTCTTGTGGTCAGTTCTGCAGATTATGTGGCTTCGCCTAGAAGATGAAGCTTTTTTGGGACAACCCGCACCCAATACACCTGTGGTAGATCTGAATGGAGACCTGCATCACATCAAGGATTATTTCCGAG GTCAACGTCCTTTGGTCCTGGCATTCGGAAGCTGCACATGACCCCCGTTCCTCTTCACGCTTAGTGAGTTGAATAAGCTTGTCCAGGATTTCAGCGCCGTGGCAGATTTTTTGATTATCTATATAGATGAAGCTCACGCAGAAG acggATGGGCTTTAAAAAACAACATCACGATAAAGAAACATCAGACCATCCAAGACCGGATTGCTGCAGCAAAACGCCTGATGGAGGAGCTGCCATCTTGCCCTGTGGTATTAGATACTATGCAGAATTTGTGTAGTGCCAAGTATGCCGCCCTGCCCGAGAGGCTTTATATTCTGCAAGAGGGCAAAGTTGCATATAAG GGAAACATGGGACCCTGGGGCTACAAACCGGAGGAGGTGCGCTGTGTGCTTGAGAAAACCAAATAG
- the LRRC42 gene encoding leucine-rich repeat-containing protein 42 has translation MSQFSDLQGNEDPGPVYVREKGQLFVAGSHCARVKTPPVRLFSKGFSVELCVSEGDTCKPKEKPFIFTYTEQGSLRYSAKSLFTLALDFIADNIHHVDSLLGFPEQVAEKLFTAAEAREQFCHPKSGLVALRKFTEAYGELVLSSLCLRDKYLLVSEKLEEIRSFHGLHSLDLSYCKLGDKHELLGHLSSDALDSLRALYLKDNCLSDVGIRKLTAPVRVLQRGLGKLNLLDVSCNPEITEKGVTFLLVFRQLRFLDISDTGVQDLIATCEKVQTRTGLLHSKKPLAQFGHVDCRTEGWAEQLIAQWNQLVLSAIKSKKILQSRRAAQQFYGKKLNQEDLETPPLPKTPAATTKPLQFCRPEVVTSPAPSAHHSGRKPVKRPREKKPLEDMASSQRARQTRVALTADDWDLLNSY, from the exons ATGTCGCAGTTTTCAGACCTGCAGGGAAACGAAGACCCCGGGCCTGTCTATGTGCGGGAGAAAGGTCAGCTATTTGTGGCAGGATCTCATTGTGCCCGGGTTAAGACTCCTCCGGTCAGACTCTTCTCCAAAGGTTTTTCGGTGGAGCTGTGTGTGAGTGAAGGGGACACTTGTAAACCTAAGGAGAAGCCATTCATTTTTACATACACCGAGCAGGGAAGCCTGCGCTACTCAGCCaagtctctgttcacattggCTCTTGACTTCATTGCGGATAATATCCATCATGTAGACTCATTACTGGGGTTTCCTGAGCAAGTTGCAGAGAAACTGTTCACAGCCGCAGAAGCCAGGGAGCAGTTCTGCCACCCCAAGAGCGGCCTTGTAGCGCTTCGTAAATTTACAGAGGCTTATGGAGAATTGGTGCTGTCATCACTGTGTCTGCGGGACAA GTATTTGTTGGTTTCCGAAAAGTTGGAGGAGATCAGATCGTTTCATGGTCTTCACAGCCTGGACTTGTCATATTGTAAACTGGGCGACAAACACGAGCTCCTTGGACACCTTTCCTCTGACGCTTTGGACAG CCTGAGGGCGCTCTACTTAAAGGATAATTGTTTGTCTGATGTTGGGATCAGGAAATTGACGGCTCCTGTGAGGGTGCTTCAAAGAGGCCTTGGGAAACTGAACCTTCTGGACGTGTCTT GTAATCCGGAGATCACAGAGAAGGGGGTGACCTTCCTGCTTGTATTTAGACAGCTCAGATTTCTGGACATTTCTGACACAGGTGTGCAG GATCTCATTGCAACCTGTGAGAAAGTACAGACAAGGACGGGCCTGCTTCATTCCAAGAAACCTTTAGCCCAGTTTGGTCATGTGGACTGCAGGACTGAAGGCTGGGCCGAGCAG CTCATCGCTCAGTGGAATCAGTTGGTATTATCTGCCATTAAATCAAAGAAAATCTTGCAATCCCGAAGAGCAGCTCAGCAATTCT ATGGAAAGAAGTTAAATCAAGAAGATTTAGAGACCCCACCGTTACCCAAAACACCCGCAGCCACCACTAAGCCCCTGCAGTTCTGCAGACCAGAGGTGGTGACCAGTCCAGCCCCCTCTGCACATCATTCAGGACGTAAACCTGTGAAAAGACCCAGGGAGAAAAAACCTCTAGAAGACATGGCTTCCTCTCAGCGTGCACGACAGACACGTGTGGCTCTTACAGCAGACGACTGGGATTTACTAAACTCGTACTGA